The Choloepus didactylus isolate mChoDid1 chromosome 7, mChoDid1.pri, whole genome shotgun sequence genome segment TGACGTACAAATGTGTATGTCATTATTCTTCCCAACGTTAAAATATCACTGGTTGAGTCCCTCACAGAGGCTCTGTCGATTTTCATCATGGCTCATGCCCACTGGGAATCTCCCATCTGGAGGTATCAGAGATCTCTGGATAGGGAGGCAGCTGGCTGATTGTCCTCCAGCTCCACCCCACCCACCACTCTGATGATGGAAAGAGATGCAAAATTACATTAGCACTGAAAGCCAGAAATATTCGTCAATGAGTTAGGACTTAACCCTAAATAAAATGCTGATGTAGGCCTAATGTATAAGACAGTCAACTGGGAGTGGCCCCCAGATTCCCACTGCATACCCCTTTGGAGCAGCATGGGCCTTTGCCAACCAGGGAAAAGAAGGCCCTCTCCACGGAGCCCTGGAGCTGCTCTCTCAGTGGGTCAGATATTCCTGCTCCACCGTCCAGTTCTTCCCACACTGTGCTGCCATTTTTACTCTTCTCCATCTCCAGGGGATACAATTTCCAGGATTCCAACAACTCTGGGCTAAATGGGAAAGATGGTGGCTCATTGCATTTTGGAATCTAAAATAAGTGTTAAGAAGGGACAAAGCCTAGGATTGCTGCTAGAGTAGTGCAGTTCTAGAAGTTGTAGTTTTGCATGTGCTGTTTTCTGACCAGCAAGAAACTACAGACTGCCTTAAATTATCCAGGAATGATATCCCTTATGCACAGGCAGGAgaccaaaatgtggaagcaggAAAATCCTTTCTCAATCCATTGGAACCATATCGGAAAAATAACTTCCAGGCACCAAAAATGTGGCTAGTCACTGTGCACATCAATTACTTCTCCAGTTTAAGACCTAAGAGGGGTTTCCATCTGCAACCAGGAAGCTAGAGTAAGGGTGTCTATTATTGTCCACTCAACAGCTGCTCCAgctcctttctgagcttctgccTTTCCTACCACGATAACTAAAGATTCAGATGCTCGCTTCCCGGTATCTCTTGCAGTTAAGTTTGACCACATGACCCAGtggttctggccaatgagacatCGGGGTAATTCTTCCAGGGGGAGTCTGCAAAGTTTCCTCCCTGATGAAAGGAGAAGGCACACAAGGGTAGACCCTTGTGCTGAGCTGCCTTCCACTGTCCCCTGCCTTTGCTTGTGAGACGGCCCCACGAGTGGGCAGGGACTGAAGGAGGGGTGAAGACACCAAACCCAGCTTGCTCTTCTTGTTAGTTAGACAAGAAATGTTCCCGTGTTTTAAGCCCCTGTTATTCAGGTTTTGGGTTTCTTGCAGTCAAAAGTAACATAACTGACTTGGGAGCGGACTTAAAGAGAATGCAGAAAATCTGGTTACTGGCAAATACATTtcaaatacaaaggaagcagatgcattctaaaatttcttcctatagaaaacatatataaatCTGATTTCTGCtctcaatataatttttttttaatggactcTCTGAAAACAGAGATGTAGGAAATCTTCACCAAGGTGAAGATGGAGCCGGCTGAGGACAGAGATGCAAACAGACTCTATCAGACATGAAAGGAGATGAGAGACTACAGCGACAGATTTACCACCTGAAGTCTGTGATGTGGAGGATAAACACGAGAAGCTATTCCTGAATGCAGATGAAAAGGACAGGAAGGTAAGACGAGAGAGGAAattgatatatatacacaaagctATCATGGTTAATTTTCtgagtcaacttggctaggctctGGTGTCCAATTTTGTCAGACACTGGCCTGTTTGTTACTGTGGAGATATTTCGTAAATGGGATTAGGATCTACACATCAGTCGACTTAATAAAGGAGATAACTCTCGGTAATGCAGGTGTACCTCATCCAATCAGCTAAAGGCCTTCAGAGTGAAGAACAGGTTTCCAGAGGAAGAAGACATTCTGCTTCAAGACTACAACATCAATACCTACTGAGATTCCAGCTTGCCAGCCTCCTCCatggattttatatatatgtggacacacacacacacacacacacacacacatgcatattgttggttctgtttctctggaaaacactAGCTGGTACAATAACTAACAAGTAGATAATTATTCCTAAAAAAATAGAacgaaaaatgcaaaaaaaaatactagaagaaaactTCTCTGATCAGAAGAATGACTCAACTAGTAGCACAAAAATTTAGAAGAAACACCTAGATTTATCCTGGCTTTGAATtgcaggaagggaagaaggaaggaaggaaggaaggaaaagaatccAAGTGATACATGTAATCAGGAAAGAAATGATagctaacaacaacaaagcaaaacCTATGGATGTGCTGATATGCAAATTTAAACAATGCCCCCCACCCTTTTATACTACTTAGCCAATAGAATTTAGAGAACATTAGATTCAGTAATTACTGTGAAAGTTCTGCTAAATATCAGATCTgggactggaaaaagaaaaaatgaaaaagcaaagctcctgtcttttctcttccccctagAAAGGCCAAAGGTGTAGGGACTGCGGAGGGCAAGTTTTCTGTTGGTCTGAGTTTCACTGTATGAtaaagagggggtggggggcaatggTTAGATAAAGCTTAAAACCCCAAAATTTACCATCATAGGGTACACTGAAACTTGGCGCAGGGCCCAGAATCAGTATCTCAGACCTTTCACTGTCGTTGGACAAGGGAAACTCTTCACCACGCTTTCCAGCGTGTGTCTTCTGCGAGTCTGTGTAGGGCAAGTTTCTGGTTAAGCCAGGGCATCTCCCTTCTGCAgcctccaaaagcctctgctggGCACCAACTTTGTCCCTTGTCAGCTCCCAAGGGACTTCAAATCTGTGGCAGAAAACGATAACCAAATAGAATCCAGCATGCTGTAATggaggcaaaccaaaaaccatgGAAGCCAGGCAAGAGAGAAAAGAGGGTAATGCTGACCTAAGAGAGGAGCTTGGAAAAGCTTTGTAGAAgagcttttttctttaaattaaaaaaaattttttataatgcaattttattgagatatagtcacataacatacaatcattcaaagtgtacaatcagttgttcacagtatcgtcatatagttgtgttttcatcaacataatcaaactttgaacattttcattactcaaaaaataaaatgaataaaaaagaatatccagaacattccatttccctcctctcctcattgttcatgtacttattttttaatacagtttaattgagatatgttcacacaccctacagtcatccacagtgtacagtcattcacagcaccgtcatacagttgtgcgttcatcagcagaatcaatttttgaaccttctccttactccaagataaaaataaaagcaaaaaagaacacctaaatctttctatcccctccctcccactctattcttcatctaatttttgtccccatttttccactcatctgtccatatactggataaagggagtgtgagccacaagttttcacagtcacacagacacactatgcaatctacatagttatacaatcgtcttcaagaatcaaagtcactgggttgcagtttgacagcttcaggtatttccctgtaggcattccaacacactaaagactaaaatgtGGTATCTGTATAGCACTAGGAATATCCTCCAGAGTCACCTCTCGAGTCCATTTGAAATACATAGAAGAGCTTTTTGATAGTTGAGCTGGATCCTAGTCAAGATTCAACTCAAGTTCTACCTCCCCTGTGAAGACACCCTTCACAACCCCACCCAGGTCAGCATTGACTGAAAAACTGGACACTgcagcctagccaagttgactcaGAAAATCACCCATCCCAGTTATACATGTTTACTTCCTCTCTTGTCTCCAGCTTCCAGTCCTTTTTATCTGCATTCTAGAATTGCTTCTACTATTTATTCTCCACCGCACAGACCAGCGTTCCCCTGACCTGCCATATTTTGCTGTGAAGGAAGGGGAAGGACACTGTGGTCCGGGGTAGAGTGTGAAGAGAAGTACAAGTCTGGGAAAGTGCACAGCTTTTCCACAAATGCCAAGTGGTGCCACTGGGCTGGAAAACAGGGCACTCAAGAGTTCTGTGGAAGACAAGCTAGAGAACAATTCCATGCACAGGGCTGATGCTTAATAAATTCTTAATATGCAAGTAACAATGAAGCATTTTGTCATTCCTGCAAGGCTGCTATAATAACTAACTAATAAGATTGCTGAAAGGTTTTATAGAAATGCTAATAGCCTTTTAGTCAAGTGCTAAGCATTTATGTGAATATAAAATCCCATTTGCTAACCAGGACATACCACTGTGTATTAACCCAAGTCAGCTGATGTAACTGGGGGGAGGAGAGGACCTGGGGACAATGAATTCTGGAGTGCTGTTTCCTTTCAttcgtttgttcattcattcaacagacactTATGGAATATTTACCTCTTACCAGACAAAGACTAGACCTCAGAATACAGACATGAGTAAAGCAGGGTCTTTGCCTTCAAGAAACTTTCAGACTATAGGGAGAGACAAAcaggtaaataaatgaatgagaggcTTCACATGTGAGCAGTGCTCTGTGGACACACTTTCTGTGTACTGGGCAGTGGGACCCAGAGGGCTGGGTGGGGCAGCAGAATATGGCAGGGCAATGATGAAGCAGAAGGCTGGTCTTCCTCAGGCAGGTGGGACTTGGGTTGACATTTAGGGAGAAGGAGCAAAGAAACAGCAGACCAGAACTGCAAGGCCATGTAGGGGGAGCTGCAAGTTTTCTCAAGCAAAATATGCAGTAGGGTGTTTCTTCAATTTGTGAAGCTCCCACCATAATTACTTGGCTGCCAGACACCAGAACGTGTGGGTACGTGCTTTGCAGGGTAGCGTATCCCTCGGAGAGCAAGAGTTTAGAGTTGTGTATTATGTACATTCAGCGTAATAGGCatgggggaagaaaggaaagaagaaagccaGCAAAAACTCGTATAGTGAAAAATCAAGCATTTCACGTTCTGAGCCAGTCATACTTTCATCTGAGGCAGGGTGAGCTGCAGACAATGCAGCTATTGTGACAGCCTGTGCCTGCCATGCCCCTTCTTTCTCCAGGGCTCAGCACTCTGTGCACTAGGCCTCTGAAAGGTGATCACACCTTTGAGAGGAATGGTTTTCCTTTATCAACTTAATAAGGAGTCGTCATGCACCCAGAGGGAAACTGGAAATCGTCCCAGAGCAGCTGCTAATCTTTTAGCAAAGCAGCAAGACACAGAGGGTTGGTGACTCCGTCTCCAAAGTTTCCAGTTCTGTGATTCCCGCAAAAGCTGAGAATTCCCAAGGCTCTTTTGGGGATAAGAAGCATGGAAAAGAAGGGCCCCCAAGAAGCAGGGCTGTGAACAAAATGCTAGGGTATGCTAAACCTCAGCACTGACCCAGCCACTCGCCTTTAAGGCTGGGTGCTTTTTGAAAAGGCACTAATTATGACTCTTCTTTCTTACCCTTCCCTGagcactggctgctgcttctcagtCCACCATGCTGCCCCAAACTCTGCTCCCCATGTTTAGGCAAACAGAAACcccatgtgccggtttggatatattatgtccccaaaacgctattctctttgatgcagtcctgggggagctgatgtattagtgttgattgggttggaacctttagattgagtgtttccatggagatgtgactgaatcaactgtgggtgagatctttgattggataatttccatggaggtgttaccccatccattcaggggaGGTCTTAATTTAATCTTGGGGGTCCtataaaaagaactcacaaacagaaggacctcagagcagctgggagcagctaagagtgacattttggagaggagctgcaacttagtgagacattttgaagatggccattgaaagcagacttttgctacggagaagctaagagaggacaaaacactccaaaagcaacatattgaagaatgcacaggagctgtgagagaagctggaacataatctgggatcagcagatgccagccacttgccttccgagcttacagaggttttcagatgccaatggcctttctccagtgaaggtaccctattgttgatgccttaccttggacactttatggccttgggactgtaactctgtaaccaaataaaccccctttatgaaagccaaaccatttctggtgttttgcaaaatggcagcattagcaaactgggacacccCATCTAGCTGCCATTTCTTCAAACCAcagcctctctctttccttccattcACTGCCACATATCTTGGAGGAGTTCCCTCTACTCTCTGGCATCCTTAGGACAACATCTAGTGTATATCATCTAGTTAACCAAAAAGTAGACAAATGAACAAGCCCACTGGAACAATACTTTTCTTGGTTTTCATATGGTAAAATGGCATCAGGAAAATGTCCTGGTTTGGAAGTCCTTGGCTGTGGTGGCACTACAATCTTAAAGCCTTAAGGCCTTTCCACTGCAAGACCCCAAATGGGCTGCTGAGGGTTCCTAGTAGAACCTCAGCAGTAGGAAGTGGCAGAAATAATTGAGGTGCATGGGGAATATAATTTTGGGCAGCACCTCTTAAAGCAGGTAGCGGGGAAAATGCACATCAGCAAATATAACTCAAACAACTAAGACCTCAGCTTAACTCTGTAGCGTCTAGCCCCACGTTGGCAAGCCCCCCCATGTGGGAATAGGGTCATGCAACTCTTAAGCTTTTGAAAGCACATTgccaacacacagacacacacacacacacacacacacacacacacggagagagagaaatatgctgtgatatatataatttaaaataaaatttttgcccATCCATATTGAAGTAGTAGTATTACATCTCTGAAGAATTAGCCTCAGAGCTAGGTGCTGCGTCTCAGGAGAAACACTGAATACCTGGAACGGTTGCCAGACCCTGTGCCCATATCCCATTTTGTCAGCGTCCCGAGTCCCGACTAAAAGAACTGGGCATAGGAGGCTCGGTCCAGGAAGTCCTGGAAGCAGAGGATGAGGCTGAATCCCCTTCTGTTGAGAGGGATTGTTCCTGACTACAAGAGGCCCGCTTTGTGACTTGCTTTCCCATTCCCCCGAACCCTTGGGCTCACTGTAAGGCAGGACGATAGGGCAGGGAAGATCGGGATTCTTGTATAGGGAAAAGCTATTTCCCATCTAATAAAAGGAGAAACGAGGAAGGGGAAGGATAAAGACAAGATAGCAAGGACACTCTCCTGCTACCCAAGTCACACCGGCCCTGTGGCCCATGCCTTCCTCAGCACGGTAATGGGGTCCTCTGTCACTCTAGGGTCCCCTTTCCCGGTGCCAGTCCCAGCCCTCCCGCGGGGTCAGGCGCCAAAGGCACTTCTTTCTCCAATCAGAACAACCGGAGGCCATTTAACAATTGCCAAAACACACACACTGATTAACATGTCAAGCGTAGATAAAATGAACAGTGACAAGTAGAGATAAGAAGCTGCTCAACATTCTACATACAAGGGGCAGAATTTGACCTGATTTTCCCTGTGGTAGGGGAAGTTGTTGAGGTTCTTAAGATCATACGGAAAAGAGagcatggggaaactgaggacacGAATGAACCTCTAAGAAAGTTCCTTAACGTCAACgtcatttttacattaaaaatgtgaaccaatgaaacagaaataatagataataaaGATATTGCCAGAATGTAGAGTTTCTTGCATTGTCTGCAATATATAGCCCAGTACCTGAGAGAACTTCAGAATTTGTCATATTGAGAGAGTCCTTGTAATAATTGTGGtgctaaatatttgttttctgattaattgagagagagagagagagagagagagagagagagagagagagaaggagaataaATTgcagatttaatttaatttaatttaatttaatggtTTTTGTTTGCAGTGCTcataaattagttttatttttttgtggattACTTGCGTCTTTATTGGCTCCTCCATTTAAATATTTgaccttattttgaaattttacgATTTGGAGTCATTCACTTCCTAGATCCCACCAGGATCCCAGAGATGCAAAATGCTTTTGGTATTTGTGGAGGGCAGAGATGTTTGTAGATCACGTCATATAACTTGCTCATTTCACAATCACTCAGTAGCCACTCTTTAACCACTCCCCCCGCAGGCAGGGCTAAATAGCCTCAGCTCAGCCTATGAAAACTGGTACCCAAGCACATTTCCAGCCCGTTTTACACACGCCTTGGTTCTGCTGCTTCTCAGTCTGTCTCCTTTGTTGGTATCTCCTCAGCTGAGTGCTGGAGGTCCTGAGGTCCCAGTCCTAATTCCTGCTTCTCTTCCCCCGCTCCTTCTCCCTAAGTGTCCTCATCCATTCCCATGGCTTTAAATGCCAAATACGTGCAGCTGACTTCcaagtttatatatatgtatatctccaGCTTGGACCTACCTCTTAAGTATTCCCAATCCCCTACCTGACATTTTTACCTGAATATCTTAAcaggtaaaacaaataaaattctttaatgTCTGAAACGGAACTTTCGATGTTCACTGCTCCTCTCACCTCCACCCATAGCCAGTTCTCTTCCCAGGCTTCCCCTGGCCAGGGTTCTGTCCACAGTGTCCCAGCTGCAGGGTCACCTTTGCTTCTGGCTACTTCCCTACCGTCCACATCCAACTCATTGGCAAGCGTAGTCATCTTTGCCTCTAGAATAAATCTTGAATCCCACTACTCACCTCCAATTCCATCCTAATGCCCAACATccaagctaccatcacctcttctCAAAACTAAGGGAACAAACTCCTCCCTGTCCCCATTCTTGCCCCTTGAACTACTTTCCACCCAGTGGCAATAGTCTCCTTAAAATCAAGTAACCCATGGCATCAAAACCCTCTAGACCATTCAGTGGGTGTACTTGGAATGCAATAAAAATGTGTGCCATGACCTGCAAGGCCCAAGGGGATGTGCCCTTGACCTCTCCAAATTCATTTTTGTCCCCCTCCCACTATCGTTGTGGGCCCCCACATGTGATGTGCAGACCACCTGATAGTTCATGAACCATGACCAGAGCTTTTCTGTCCTGAGGACTGGGAAGGTGCTGTTCCTGGATCTGGAATGCACGTCCCTCTGCCACCCTCTGTTTCGTTCTGTTTCCATTTTGAAGAGTTACAGACATATAATGTAACACACACCTGTGTACCCGCCACAGAAAATTAATAACTGAATATTTGGCCGTTTGTCTTTACATTTTAACCTAAAAGTGTAGAACAATACAAAGTTCAAGTTCTTTTTGTTCTTCTCCCCATGTTCCattccccttcctccttctcagAGTGAGGACAGACACTGtagtttccctccctccctcctttttaaCAGCCCTGACTCGGTTAGGGCACTCCCGCCCCCTCGCCCACCCCTAACATCCTCTTGTGCTTCGACTAAAGCCAATTTTGGCCCGAATCTGGCCAAGGAGACACAAAAGCAAGTTTCCTGGAAGCGGTGATTCATTTTGGCCCAGGTTATATAGTGCAAGGCCTGTAGCACTTCTTGAGGCTTCTACCCTCTCTACCCTAAAGGATTTGCATTTAGGGAGTTGGGTTCTTTGAATTTCTGATCAATTTCCATGCCACAAACTAACCACATTCTTATTTTTTCAGTCTTCGGATGCCATCTGTCATCTGCTTCTTGTGCATTGCTGTCTGCTCTGAACTAAAAACATCAACATCAGAGGGAGAAGGCGACTGGGCTTCCAAAATGTCGTCACCCCTCTCCTCCCgcaaaagaaagaatgctttCCCTGCTGTatctaataatttttattgttagtATATCAtcataattgtgtgtgtgtgtctgtgtatttaaACTCAGTGCTAAGAAAGGCTTACACAAAGCTGTGTCTCAGTTCAGATACGGAGTATTTAAGATGACAGTTCAGAACTGACCTCTTCCGTGTCTCCTCTGCTTGCAGGTTGCGGTATGTTGACTTTCCTGTCGTCCGTCACTGCGGCTGTCAGCGGCCTCCTGGTGGGCTATGAGCTGGGGCTCATCTCTGGGGCTCTTCTCCAGATAAGAGCCTTGTTAGCCCTGAGCTGCCATGAGCAGGAGATGGTGGTGAGCTCCCTGGTCATCGGGGCCCTCCTGGCCTCTCTCACGGGGGGCGTCTTCGTGGACAGGTACGGGAGAAGGGCCACGATTATCCTGTCGTCCTGCCTTCTCGGGCTCGGAAGCTTCGTTCTGATACTCACGCTGTCTTACGTCGTCCTCATCGTGGGGCGCATCGCCATCGGCGTCTCCATCTCCCTCTCTTGGATCGCCACCTGCGTTTACATCGCAGAGATTGCCCCGCCACACAGGAGAGGCCTTCTTGTGTCGCTTAACGAACTGATGATCGTCACTGGCATTCTTTTGGCCTATGTGGCAAACTATGCATTTGCCAGCGTTTCCCACGGCTGGAAGTATATGTTCGGCCTTGTTATTCCCTTGGGAGTCTTGCAAGCCATTGCAATGTACTTTCTTCCCCCGAGCCCTCGGTTTCTATTGATGAAGGGACACGAGGAAGCCGCCAGCCAGGTTCTTGGAAGGTTGCGAGCCATCTCGGACACAACCGAGGAGCTCACGGTGATTAAATCTTCCCTGAAAGATGAATCCCAGTATAGCTTTTGGGATCTATTTCGCTCAAAGGACAACATGAGGACCCGAATCATGATAGGACTAACGTTGGTATTTTTTGTGCAAACCACCGGCCAGCCAAACATATTGTTCTATGCGTCCACTGTTTTGAAGGCTGTTGGCTTTCAAAGCAATGAGGCCGCCAGCCTCGCTTCCACTGGGGTTGGGGTTGTCAAGGTGGTCAGCACCGTCCCGGCCACCCTTCTCGTAGACCACGTCGGCAGCAAAACCTTCCTCTGTGTTGGCTCCTCTGTGATGGCAGCTTCGTTGGTTACCATGGGCATCGTGAATCTCCACATCCACATGAACTTCACCAGTATCTGCAGAAGCCATGGTCCTATCAACCAGTCGTTGGGTGAGTCTGCACTTTATGGACCCGGAAATCTGTCAGCTGGTAACAACAGCCTCAGAGAGCCCTTCGAAAGGATCACTTCTCACAGCAGGAACTCCCTAAGGCCCAGGAGAAATGATGTGGATGAGAGAGGGGAGATGATCTTGGCGTCCGTACCAAAGGCGGGACTAAGCCAGACTGAACACCAGATAGTCACAGACCCTGGGGAAGTCCCGGCTTTTTTGAAATGGCTATCCTTAGCCAGCTTGTTGGTTTATGTGGCTGCTTTTTCCATTGGTCTAGGACCAAGTAAGTATTTTGTTCCTTATTCTTCCCTTCTGTCTCCCCTTGTGTTTTGGTTTGtcaaagctgatgaaatgcaatataccagaaatgggttggcttttactatg includes the following:
- the SLC2A12 gene encoding solute carrier family 2, facilitated glucose transporter member 12 isoform X1, whose amino-acid sequence is MVPVERAEGPDLLRPKGRAADTERSGRAAGGRQPPPAARGCGMLTFLSSVTAAVSGLLVGYELGLISGALLQIRALLALSCHEQEMVVSSLVIGALLASLTGGVFVDRYGRRATIILSSCLLGLGSFVLILTLSYVVLIVGRIAIGVSISLSWIATCVYIAEIAPPHRRGLLVSLNELMIVTGILLAYVANYAFASVSHGWKYMFGLVIPLGVLQAIAMYFLPPSPRFLLMKGHEEAASQVLGRLRAISDTTEELTVIKSSLKDESQYSFWDLFRSKDNMRTRIMIGLTLVFFVQTTGQPNILFYASTVLKAVGFQSNEAASLASTGVGVVKVVSTVPATLLVDHVGSKTFLCVGSSVMAASLVTMGIVNLHIHMNFTSICRSHGPINQSLGESALYGPGNLSAGNNSLREPFERITSHSRNSLRPRRNDVDERGEMILASVPKAGLSQTEHQIVTDPGEVPAFLKWLSLASLLVYVAAFSIGLGPMPWLVLSEIFPGGIRGRAMALTSSMNWGINLLISLTFLTVTDSIGLPWVCFIYTIMSLASLAFVVVFIPETKGCSLEQISVELAKMNYVKNNICLMSHHQEELVPTQLQKRKPQEQLLECKMLCGRGKQTQLSLET
- the SLC2A12 gene encoding solute carrier family 2, facilitated glucose transporter member 12 isoform X2, which translates into the protein MLTFLSSVTAAVSGLLVGYELGLISGALLQIRALLALSCHEQEMVVSSLVIGALLASLTGGVFVDRYGRRATIILSSCLLGLGSFVLILTLSYVVLIVGRIAIGVSISLSWIATCVYIAEIAPPHRRGLLVSLNELMIVTGILLAYVANYAFASVSHGWKYMFGLVIPLGVLQAIAMYFLPPSPRFLLMKGHEEAASQVLGRLRAISDTTEELTVIKSSLKDESQYSFWDLFRSKDNMRTRIMIGLTLVFFVQTTGQPNILFYASTVLKAVGFQSNEAASLASTGVGVVKVVSTVPATLLVDHVGSKTFLCVGSSVMAASLVTMGIVNLHIHMNFTSICRSHGPINQSLGESALYGPGNLSAGNNSLREPFERITSHSRNSLRPRRNDVDERGEMILASVPKAGLSQTEHQIVTDPGEVPAFLKWLSLASLLVYVAAFSIGLGPMPWLVLSEIFPGGIRGRAMALTSSMNWGINLLISLTFLTVTDSIGLPWVCFIYTIMSLASLAFVVVFIPETKGCSLEQISVELAKMNYVKNNICLMSHHQEELVPTQLQKRKPQEQLLECKMLCGRGKQTQLSLET